A genome region from Triticum aestivum cultivar Chinese Spring chromosome 2B, IWGSC CS RefSeq v2.1, whole genome shotgun sequence includes the following:
- the LOC123039714 gene encoding cytochrome P450 94A1, with product MAIALAAFLQLLLPPLFSLAAVVLLLHARASWRLHKPAAPYPLLGHLPQFLANRHRILDWVAEVLARQPTCTLVFHRPGGERGVITANPANLEHVMRAGFHNYPKGPRFTSALHDFLGHGILNVDGHGWRAQRKAASYEFNTRSLRLFVARTVHTELHGRLLPLLRRAAGSGRPVDLQDTLERYAFDNICRVAFDHDPRQLPDGDAATESTASGRFADAFRDAANLSAGRFRQSHRPERWLDPAEEGTFLPESPFRYIVFHAGPRICLGKEMTYIQMKSIVACVLEEFEVAVDGGYTPRPVASLTLRMADGLPVRVKAPSRTLLGKLNQITSSKARGRIFHYLGSGGYRGASGSLAMVSEAERTARQKARYNRRNVGHQYAFAKTDVTSGWVPNDTDLAAAWALDRTVTTAETSARGHRRVDSELAKNGEEWSLSDCSANAGRGKAAGTVPPVPSAVAKATLRTAQQEAEWLLGEHKARQHRRRRCSIVAPAVPLMVIPGAGVQEPLEPRLPFSVPSAAAVILLPEQLQGP from the exons ATGGCAATCGCATTGGCCGCCTTCCTGCAGCTGCTGCTTCCACCGCTCTTCTCCCTCGCCGCCGTTGTCCTCCTCCTGCATGCCCGTGCTTCGTGGAGACTCCACAAGCCGGCGGCGCCCTACCCGCTGCTCGGCCACCTGCCCCAGTTCCTGGCGAACCGGCACCGCATCCTGGACTGGGTGGCCGAGGTGCTCGCGCGCCAGCCCACCTGCACGCTCGTCTTCCACCGCCCGGGCGGCGAACGGGGCGTCATCACCGCCAACCCGGCCAACCTGGAGCACGTCATGCGCGCCGGCTTCCACAACTACCCCAAGGGCCCGCGCTTCACGTCGGCGCTCCACGACTTCCTGGGCCATGGCATCCTCAACGTCGACGGCCATGGGTGGCGCGCGCAGCGCAAGGCTGCCAGCTACGAGTTCAACACGCGCTCGCTGCGCCTCTTCGTCGCCCGCACCGTGCACACCGAGCTCCACGGCAGGCTCCTCCCGCTGCTGCGCCGCGCCGCCGGCTCAGGCCGTCCGGTCGACCTGCAGGACACGCTCGAGCGCTACGCCTTTGATAATATCTGCCGCGTCGCCTTCGACCACGACCCCCGGCAGCTCCCGGACGGGGATGCAGCGACCGAGAGCACGGCGAGCGGCAGGTTCGCCGACGCGTTCCGCGACGCCGCCAATCTCAGCGCCGGCAGGTTCCGCCAATCTCA CCGGCCGGAGCGGTGGCTGGACCCGGCGGAGGAGGGGACGTTCCTGCCGGAGAGCCCGTTCCGGTACATCGTGTTCCACGCCGGGCCGAGGATCTGCCTCGGGAAGGAGATGACGTACATCCAGATGAAGTCCATCGTGGCGTGCGTGCTGGAGGAGTTCGAGGTGGCGGTGGACGGCGGCTACACGCCGCGGCCGGTGGCCTCCCTGACGTTGCGGATGGCCGACGGGCTCCCGGTCAGGGTCAAGGCTCCTTCCCGTAC TCTTCTCGGAAAGCTCAATCAAATTACATCCTCCAAGGCACGTGGCCGCATCTTCCACTACCTGGGAAGCGGTGGTTACCGCGGTGCCTCCGGCTCTCTGGCCATGGTGTCCGAGGCCGAGCGCACGGCGCGACAGAAGGCAAGGTACAACCGGCGCAATGTCGGTCACCAATACGCGTTTGCCAAGACAGACGTGACGTCGGGATGGGTCCCCAACGACACAGACCTCGCTGCGGCGTGGGCGCTCGACCGCACCGTCACCACCGCAGAGACGTCCGCCAGGGGCCACCGCCGTGTTGACAGCGAGCTCGCTAAGAATGGCGAGGAGTGGTCGCTTagcgactgctccgccaacgccggcAGGGGCAAGGCCGCCGGCACGGTGCCGCCAGTGCCTTCGGCAGTGGCCAAGGCGACCCTTCGCACCGCGCAACAGGAGGCGGAGTGGCTCCTCGGCGAGCATAAGGCACGACAACACCGCCGCCGTCGATG